A window of Cuculus canorus isolate bCucCan1 chromosome 20, bCucCan1.pri, whole genome shotgun sequence genomic DNA:
ttcttgtgtttctttgttctccCACTCCGTACTCTCCCCCACACCTTAGTAAAGTCTTGAGGAGCCTTCAGCaagaacttttttctcttccaaccCGGGTCATTTTGCAAGTAAAAGGGTCAAGAGTTTTTCTCACCCTCAGAGACCTCCTCCCTCTCTTGCTTCTGCAGCCAAATACGATGCCATTCCTGTTTTCAGGTTCCACATTCCAAGAACTGAGGTGCGTTTTATGCAGAAACATCCCAAGAAACAATGGCCAGGCTGGTGCAAGCTCCCCCCAAGTTTCATCCCTCCGAGTGGGACATCGCAAACAAGATGCAGCGTGCCAGTGCGGAGGCGCAGAAATCCCAGTCCGAGCGCCTGACAGCTGAGAGTCAGAGGCTGCTGGATGAAATAGAAAGGACAACTCGGAAAACCCAGAGTGATGTCAGCAAGAAAATAGGTAATGCCAAGTGTCGAGATGTGTTGTTTGAGGTATATGTTTAAGATGGGCTTAGAAAATTAATGGATAGTGAGTAGGAATAGAGGTGAACACTGTGCTCTCTGATCACAGGGGATAGCGCgaagtaatttagaaaaatactttgaggcagattctttattttaaaacaaataaattacttcTCTTAACCGTAGAGAAAGCTATTAGAACCTAACCTGATgacagagaggtggtggatgccccatccctggaaagatTCAAGGTCAAGCTGGATGAGGCTCTAAACACCCTGATGGAGCCAAAGGggtccctgctcattgcaagGGGTTGGACTGAACGGGCTTTAAAGCTCCTTTCCAACgcaacccattccatgattccatgtgAACTCCACTGAGGCTTTATCTAGACATAGAGCTGGTTTAGTATAACCAAAAGTGGCTTTTAAATGCACCTGACATGGAGCTATGCTCACTTTTAGTTTGGACATTGAAAAGCTCTCTGTAAGCCAGGCCAGGTGAAAATTCGCGACACAGGTTGAACCATGTGGTTTGGGTTTATCCCCAACTACAGCCACACGGTTGCAAAACTGTCCCTGCACATCAGCCTACAGCACCACACACACTCTGTTATggaataaatctatttttagcCATCCGTAAGATCTCACCCACAGTGCTCTGGCATATAAAATGGGCTTGTATTAATACCTACTTGCAATTTCcattctgcagagcagagacgggaagaaataaaattctggaAGCAAGAGTTAGATAACAAACTTGCACAAATTGTTCATGAGACAGAGGTACTGCTGACTTTCAAGACTAGGCTGGAGAAATCTCTAGAGGGCTGCAAAGAGCCACTCGCCATTGCCCAAAAGTGTCTCCTGACCAGGTGAGAGGATtaagaagaaacacatttagggagagaaaaacaaaataatctaaGTAATGAACCtttaacaaataatttaaaaggctGCAAATTCGAGGCTGGCCTCGAGTCTGATTTAGGTGTTGTAACACTGGGGAATCAAGGACATTTAAGGAAGAACTTCCTGTGTGGCAAGGAAAAGCCTTCAATTTGGAAAGCTGGGCTTCATCACCTTCTGTGAGCTGCAGGCACTGGAACGATGTGGCTGatggcttttcctctttttgtttagGCAGCGGCGAGTTGGGATTGACTTGGTGCATGATGAAGTGGAACGGGAACTGATGAAGGAAGTTGAAGTCCTCCAGGAGGCTATGGCCCTGCTTAAACGTACCTTGGAACAGACCAATGAGCAAATCAGGTGCCGTAACCAAACACTGATAGCTGGAAAGCAGGACAGCCATGATCCTGAGATGTTGGAGGGTTGAGCACAGGTCCAAAGTTACCATCAGTGCTAAACAGTTACAGAAGGTCAGTCCTGATTCGTACCATTCAATCAGCAATGGTGAGCAGTTCCTTTTGTCAGAACTCAAGGTACTCGCATATAATCCCTGGCCTTCTCGTGATCTTGTCCTGTGCCTTTAATTCCAATGGGAACTGTACTATCAATTTATATGGAGGCAGCTTCATGCTCTAGATTTTGGGACTTTGCAGCTAGCATTTCATACAGGAAGAATCCCATAACAGCATTTGTAGTCCCTAATGCTATATGCGTGCGTGTTAGGGACACCTTTGAGGCCTGTACGTTGACTTAGAgtctgtttgtttcttctcctaGAATAAACCGTTCCACAAAGTACAACCTGGAAATGGACCTGAAGGACAAGTTTACAGCTCTGACTATAGATGACTACTGTGCGAACGTGGCAAGCAACACTCCTGATATTGGATACACTGATAACGCagtaaaaatggaaggaaagtaAGTGGTTATTTAGTTCAACGAAAATGTGATAACTACATAGCTCTTATGTTATAGTAATAGcaaatttaatgtaattttgtgTAAAGCAGACTGTATCTGTCCATCATCTGTCTGTTGTAGATTGGTTTTTTTATACTTTTGTCCATCACTTTAGTATTTgtgaaatagaatcatagaatcatggaatggtttgggctgaaaggAACCCtaaagctcatccagctccaccccttgccatgggcagggacatcccgctggatcaggagctccaagccccatccaacctggcctggaacccctccagggatgggacagccaccgcttctctgggcagcctgggccagggcctcctcaccctcacaggaaaacatttattcttaaGATCTCACCTaaaactcccctctttcatcttagaACCTTaacccctcgtcctatcactgcactctctgataaagagcctctcctcagcttttctgtaagcAAGACAAAAAGCCACAATGATCCCATTCCTAGTGAACTGGGGAGAACACTGGACTGGGACACATGAGGTGTGGAGTCAGTCTCTGACATAGTCATTACCCTGTCTGTCAGTCGTGCCCTATTCTGTGTGGGTTGGTTAACGTGAACGGTTTAGAAGGGGAAAGAGCTGCCACAGCAAAACAGGCTGAAAAGAGGAAACACATTGAGAAAGCAGCATGTGTGAGGCAGTCTCCCGACACTATTGGCTCTGTGAGAACGGACAAACTTTGAACACTAAGGGACTGACAATTCTTGCTGTTAGCACATCAGCGTGTGTCAACAACAGGCGGTACCGCTCCGACACGCCCGGCTGGTCTTGGCTGCTGCATGCAAATAAAAGTTAGAGCTGTTTATGTCCACTCAGTGAAAGCAGGAATCCTCTGAGGAGCTTCCCAAACATCTGTCTGTAAGCCTCTGGTGGCCCAGCATGACCCTCTAATTCCAGGGGTGCGGTCAAGGGTTCGCCTCTCCACTACAGTGCTCCAGACAGGTTCTCTAAGTGCCTGTCTCGTAGGTGGTGAACTGAGAGGATAAGCAAATGTTTTGT
This region includes:
- the TEKT1 gene encoding tektin-1, producing the protein MARLVQAPPKFHPSEWDIANKMQRASAEAQKSQSERLTAESQRLLDEIERTTRKTQSDVSKKIEQRREEIKFWKQELDNKLAQIVHETEVLLTFKTRLEKSLEGCKEPLAIAQKCLLTRQRRVGIDLVHDEVERELMKEVEVLQEAMALLKRTLEQTNEQIRINRSTKYNLEMDLKDKFTALTIDDYCANVASNTPDIGYTDNAVKMEGNFVSPEEWVDFSNVNIKKADKQRNNSLALQALIDSILSQTANDMRKQREVVDVAFKNRVKEVKDAKHNLETLLAMVMDETASQEKNIAALKKAIADKEGPIKAAQTVLEARNHRPNVELCYDTVQCRLISEVQEIKTNIQRLMDTLARAETELKGLGRRQLSLEEEIQVKENTLHIDEVLCMRMRESAHINNF